A single window of Ignavibacteriota bacterium DNA harbors:
- the mtgA gene encoding monofunctional biosynthetic peptidoglycan transglycosylase has translation MLKKIWKIFVSLTLFFFIFTILVVLIFRFLPIPTSSFMLQQRITNLIDGNFNSINYDWVNYNEISNSAKLAMIAAEDQKFFDHYGFDFESIEKALKRNKRSKITRGASTITQQTAKNLFLWSDKSYVRKGLEVYFSLLLETLWSKKRILEVYLNIAEFGENVYGVQASSRKFFNRDANKLTYQNAAMLAAVLPNPKKYKVNSLTNYRQRRVFWIQKQMRQLGEGILENKSNEEVKNRK, from the coding sequence ATGCTAAAAAAAATCTGGAAAATATTTGTTTCATTGACATTGTTTTTTTTCATTTTTACAATTCTGGTTGTTTTAATATTTAGATTTCTTCCAATTCCAACTTCGTCATTTATGCTTCAGCAAAGAATTACAAATTTAATTGACGGTAATTTTAACTCAATAAATTATGATTGGGTGAATTATAATGAAATATCAAATTCAGCTAAATTAGCCATGATCGCGGCAGAAGATCAGAAATTTTTTGATCATTACGGTTTTGATTTTGAATCAATTGAAAAAGCGCTTAAGAGAAATAAAAGAAGTAAAATAACTCGCGGAGCAAGTACAATTACGCAGCAGACCGCAAAAAATTTATTTTTATGGTCTGATAAAAGTTATGTAAGGAAGGGTTTGGAAGTCTATTTTTCTTTACTTTTGGAAACACTTTGGTCCAAGAAAAGGATTTTAGAAGTTTATTTAAACATTGCTGAGTTCGGCGAAAATGTTTATGGAGTTCAAGCTTCATCAAGAAAATTCTTTAATCGCGACGCAAATAAATTAACATATCAAAATGCGGCAATGTTGGCGGCGGTTTTACCAAATCCCAAAAAGTACAAAGTTAATTCATTGACAAATTACAGACAGCGCAGAGTTTTTTGGATTCAAAAACAAATGCGCCAATTGGGCGAGGGAATTTTAGAGAATAAATCAAACGAAGAAGTTAAAAATAGAAAGTAA
- a CDS encoding FAD binding domain-containing protein has translation MNDFEYLQPQSVEKASNYLSKNSKSILYAGGTDILGLMKDDIFNYTQLVNLKNIESLNYIKYDENVGLKIGALTKLSEIEKNETVKKYAELLQLSVKEIATPQLRNAATIGGNICQRPRCFYFRGEYNCIRKGGDTCFAVMGNNKYHCIIGGGPCYIVHPSDSAVALLALNAKFKINDGKNEKVVSAKDFFILPVVDDQKENILKSGEILTEIIIPNSGNKISKFIKIKERGAWDFALLSIAGIFDIKDKIIKSGKITFGGVAPIPWEEEGINKELINFKIDDENINKLSNSVFAKAEALDMNSYKIILAKNLIKKILLDI, from the coding sequence ATGAATGATTTTGAATATTTGCAGCCACAATCAGTTGAAAAAGCATCTAATTATTTATCAAAAAACAGTAAATCAATTCTATACGCCGGCGGAACGGATATATTAGGTTTAATGAAAGATGATATTTTTAATTACACTCAACTTGTTAATCTTAAAAATATTGAGTCATTAAATTATATTAAATATGACGAAAATGTTGGACTTAAAATTGGAGCATTGACAAAACTTAGTGAAATTGAAAAAAATGAAACTGTAAAAAAATATGCAGAATTATTACAGTTGTCGGTAAAAGAAATCGCGACTCCTCAATTAAGAAATGCTGCTACAATCGGCGGAAATATTTGTCAGCGACCACGTTGTTTTTACTTCCGTGGCGAATATAACTGCATAAGAAAAGGCGGTGATACATGTTTTGCGGTGATGGGAAATAATAAATATCACTGTATTATTGGGGGAGGACCTTGCTACATTGTACATCCATCAGATTCAGCGGTTGCTCTGTTGGCATTAAACGCAAAATTTAAAATCAATGACGGAAAAAATGAAAAAGTAGTTTCCGCAAAAGATTTTTTTATTTTACCGGTAGTTGATGATCAAAAAGAAAATATATTGAAAAGCGGTGAAATATTGACCGAAATAATAATTCCAAATTCAGGGAATAAAATTTCTAAATTTATTAAAATTAAAGAACGAGGCGCTTGGGATTTTGCACTGTTAAGTATAGCAGGAATATTTGATATCAAAGATAAAATTATTAAGTCCGGTAAAATTACTTTCGGCGGTGTTGCGCCAATTCCTTGGGAAGAAGAAGGAATAAACAAAGAATTAATCAATTTTAAAATTGATGATGAAAATATAAATAAACTTTCAAATTCAGTATTTGCAAAAGCAGAAGCTTTGGACATGAATTCATATAAAATTATTTTGGCAAAAAATTTGATAAAAAAAATATTGCTAGATATTTAA
- a CDS encoding xanthine dehydrogenase family protein molybdopterin-binding subunit, whose protein sequence is MSIKRSKFFFEEDFIEKVGEVSDENYKQLPPNKDLKFIGKKIPRYDGYKKVSGKAIYTYDINLPDMVFGKILRSTIPHAKIKSLDLSKAKNTDGVLEILTFENTQEYNWYGESSKLFDQTVRYEGDEIACVCAITQKIAEEAAKKIIVSYEKLPFEIDAEKSLKSENLKIHESGNISREKPDEYSRGNIDQGFEQSEIIIEDTYTTQIAIHNPTEVHCSVVNWEGGKLKIWDSTQAVFEVRNNIAKSLGMNEENVQVIKEFMGGGFGGKLEAGKYTLMAAILSKKFNKPVKIVLDRKEMNLSVGNRPDSKQTLKIGLKKDGTITALSHNSIANVGSYPSGGGCSWPARSMYQIPNVKTIDYSVFTNTGRARAFRAPGHVQGTFALDSIIDEAAEKIGMDPLEIRLKNYADKDQVWGASYSSKMLKEAYKIGAEKIGWSERNKIPGDGNNYIKTGIGMASQIWWGGGGPPAHANMKISKDGLVNIYSGTQDIGTGTYTFMSQIAAEILELPLSKIKVHLGNTDYPFGPSSGGSTTAPSISPAVRDAAEKMKKKLISAVSAVINKNEDEIKYSSGIFYSDSKTIMSIEDIAKQVDPEILFTKGSREENIKGIAVQTFGAQFAKVEVDILTGNVKVKKIVAAHDTGRTLNRQTLESQFHGGIMQGLGFALTEERIMDEDHGKMLNANMHDYKIPTMLDAPDEIEIIIVNEMDDQANNMGVKGIGEPAIIPTAAAIANAVYNAIGVRIKSLPITPDKILNALYKN, encoded by the coding sequence ATGTCAATAAAAAGATCAAAGTTTTTTTTCGAAGAAGATTTTATAGAAAAAGTTGGCGAAGTTTCGGACGAAAATTATAAACAACTTCCTCCAAATAAAGATTTGAAATTTATTGGAAAAAAAATTCCAAGATACGACGGATATAAAAAGGTAAGCGGAAAAGCAATTTATACCTACGATATAAATTTACCGGATATGGTATTTGGAAAAATTCTGCGTTCAACAATTCCTCACGCAAAAATAAAAAGTTTGGATTTATCAAAAGCGAAAAATACAGATGGTGTTTTGGAAATTTTAACTTTTGAAAACACACAAGAATATAATTGGTATGGTGAAAGCAGTAAATTATTTGATCAGACTGTTAGATATGAAGGTGATGAAATTGCTTGTGTTTGTGCAATAACGCAAAAAATTGCTGAAGAAGCGGCAAAGAAAATAATCGTTTCATATGAAAAATTACCTTTTGAAATTGATGCGGAAAAATCTCTAAAATCAGAGAATCTAAAAATTCATGAAAGCGGAAATATCAGCAGAGAAAAACCGGATGAATATTCAAGAGGAAATATTGATCAAGGTTTTGAACAATCTGAAATTATTATTGAAGATACATATACAACACAAATTGCAATTCATAATCCAACAGAAGTTCACTGCAGCGTTGTTAATTGGGAAGGCGGAAAATTAAAAATTTGGGATTCAACGCAAGCGGTTTTTGAAGTTAGAAACAACATAGCAAAATCCTTGGGTATGAATGAAGAAAATGTTCAAGTTATAAAAGAATTTATGGGCGGAGGTTTTGGCGGTAAACTTGAAGCCGGAAAATATACTTTAATGGCAGCAATACTATCGAAAAAATTTAACAAACCGGTAAAAATAGTTTTGGATAGAAAAGAGATGAATCTTTCTGTCGGTAACAGACCTGACTCAAAACAAACATTAAAGATCGGACTAAAAAAAGATGGAACAATTACTGCATTGAGCCATAATTCTATCGCAAATGTTGGTTCATATCCTAGCGGCGGCGGGTGCAGTTGGCCGGCTAGAAGTATGTATCAAATTCCTAATGTTAAAACAATTGATTATAGTGTTTTCACAAACACCGGCAGAGCAAGAGCTTTCAGAGCTCCGGGACATGTTCAGGGAACTTTTGCTCTTGACTCCATAATTGATGAAGCAGCAGAAAAAATAGGAATGGATCCATTGGAAATTAGGTTGAAAAATTATGCCGATAAGGATCAAGTTTGGGGCGCAAGTTATAGTTCAAAAATGTTGAAGGAAGCTTATAAAATTGGAGCGGAAAAAATAGGTTGGAGTGAACGTAATAAAATTCCAGGAGATGGAAACAACTATATTAAAACCGGAATTGGAATGGCTTCTCAAATTTGGTGGGGAGGTGGCGGACCTCCGGCTCACGCGAATATGAAAATTTCTAAAGATGGTTTGGTGAATATCTATTCCGGAACCCAGGATATTGGAACAGGTACTTATACATTTATGTCTCAAATAGCCGCTGAAATTTTGGAATTACCTTTAAGTAAAATTAAAGTACACTTAGGAAATACAGATTATCCATTTGGACCTTCAAGCGGAGGAAGTACAACGGCTCCTTCAATTTCTCCCGCGGTTAGGGATGCGGCGGAAAAAATGAAGAAAAAATTAATTTCAGCAGTTTCTGCCGTCATAAATAAAAATGAAGATGAAATAAAGTATTCAAGCGGAATTTTTTACTCTGATAGTAAAACAATAATGTCAATTGAAGATATAGCAAAACAAGTTGATCCCGAAATTTTATTTACAAAAGGTTCACGAGAAGAAAATATAAAAGGAATTGCGGTTCAGACTTTTGGAGCACAGTTCGCTAAAGTTGAAGTAGATATTCTGACAGGCAATGTGAAAGTAAAAAAAATTGTTGCCGCTCACGATACCGGAAGAACATTAAACAGGCAAACTTTGGAAAGTCAATTCCACGGTGGAATAATGCAGGGATTAGGATTTGCGCTAACAGAAGAAAGAATTATGGATGAAGATCATGGGAAAATGTTAAATGCGAATATGCATGATTATAAAATTCCAACAATGTTGGATGCCCCGGATGAAATAGAAATAATAATTGTTAATGAAATGGACGATCAGGCGAATAATATGGGTGTTAAAGGAATTGGCGAACCAGCAATCATTCCAACTGCGGCAGCAATAGCAAATGCGGTTTATAACGCAATTGGTGTTAGAATAAAAAGCCTGCCAATTACTCCGGATAAAATATTAAATGCACTGTACAAAAATTGA
- a CDS encoding (2Fe-2S)-binding protein, with product MKKSDNPKDSSRRKFIKEVSVGLVGAYSISPNLNAKNLPKDLKESMEGKVKLSLVVNGEKISTNIKPNTTLAEFLRDELKLTGTKLVCNQGECGSCSVLMNDEAIYSCHLLALDADASEIITVEGLLNNDELHTVQKSFIEHDGLQCGFCTPGQIISAVALLKNNPNPTDEEIKNGMSGNLCRCGAYPKIFDSVKNAIGSKI from the coding sequence ATGAAAAAATCTGACAATCCTAAAGACTCATCCCGAAGAAAGTTTATTAAAGAAGTAAGCGTTGGTTTAGTTGGCGCGTATTCAATTAGTCCAAATTTAAATGCAAAGAATCTTCCTAAGGATTTAAAAGAATCTATGGAAGGAAAGGTCAAGTTATCCTTAGTTGTAAACGGTGAAAAAATTTCAACAAATATAAAACCTAATACAACCTTAGCAGAATTTTTACGTGACGAACTAAAATTGACAGGAACAAAATTAGTTTGCAATCAAGGAGAATGCGGAAGCTGTTCTGTTTTAATGAATGATGAAGCAATTTATTCTTGTCATTTATTGGCTTTAGATGCGGATGCTTCGGAAATAATTACAGTTGAAGGATTATTGAATAATGATGAGTTACACACGGTTCAAAAATCATTTATTGAGCATGATGGATTACAATGCGGATTTTGTACACCGGGACAAATAATTTCAGCTGTTGCATTATTAAAAAATAATCCAAATCCTACTGATGAAGAAATAAAAAACGGCATGTCGGGTAATTTATGCAGATGCGGTGCGTATCCCAAAATTTTTGATTCCGTAAAAAATGCAATTGGCAGTAAAATTTGA
- a CDS encoding M23 family metallopeptidase translates to MKINKIYYYSSEKQKLVNVENVFSKAALFIIFIVFLTATITFFTSSKIVLNYSSNNDRLKNFTDDNLLENEFELLQKKYIALSSKLDKLADESSNLRIAVNLPELNQDYKNYGIGGSEFESEFASVKRNNLKLSSILDVVNKIETGLKIERINFGEIENKYKENQNLYKTIPAVRPVNCPIGDRFGMRLHPILMQNKMHYGLDFIANIGEKVYAPGSGKITFVGQLGGYGKVIKITHGFGYETLYGHLSEFNVKIGQTVKRGELIALSGNTGTLTTGPHLHYEVRHKGVSLNPRNFIFEDLEIFNEI, encoded by the coding sequence ATGAAGATAAATAAAATTTATTATTATTCATCAGAAAAACAAAAACTGGTGAATGTTGAAAATGTTTTTTCTAAAGCTGCGTTGTTTATAATTTTTATCGTATTCTTGACTGCAACAATAACTTTTTTTACTAGCAGCAAAATCGTTCTTAATTATTCGAGTAATAATGATCGTTTAAAAAATTTTACGGATGATAATTTGTTGGAAAATGAATTTGAACTTCTTCAAAAGAAGTACATCGCATTGTCATCAAAACTTGATAAATTAGCAGACGAATCAAGCAATTTACGGATTGCTGTAAATTTACCCGAGTTAAATCAAGATTATAAAAATTACGGAATCGGCGGATCGGAATTTGAGAGTGAATTTGCTTCAGTGAAAAGGAATAATCTAAAATTAAGTTCTATTCTTGATGTTGTTAATAAAATTGAAACCGGATTAAAGATTGAAAGAATAAACTTTGGAGAAATAGAAAACAAGTACAAAGAAAATCAGAATTTATATAAAACAATTCCTGCAGTTCGTCCCGTTAATTGTCCCATCGGTGATAGATTTGGGATGAGACTTCACCCAATTTTGATGCAGAATAAAATGCATTACGGCTTAGATTTTATAGCAAATATCGGTGAAAAGGTTTATGCACCGGGTAGCGGGAAAATAACTTTTGTTGGTCAACTCGGCGGTTATGGCAAAGTTATAAAAATTACGCACGGTTTTGGTTATGAAACATTATATGGTCATTTATCCGAATTTAATGTTAAAATTGGACAAACCGTAAAACGAGGCGAACTAATTGCTCTAAGCGGAAATACGGGCACATTGACAACTGGACCACATCTTCATTATGAAGTAAGACATAAAGGAGTTTCATTAAATCCGCGAAATTTTATTTTTGAAGATTTAGAAATATTCAACGAAATATAG